In the genome of Streptomyces sp. V2I9, one region contains:
- a CDS encoding DMT family transporter yields the protein MHVSSGVQGRSAGLGLALISAFAFGGSGVAAKPLIEAGLDPLHVVWLRVAGAALVMLPVAWRHRGLVRERPALLAGFGLFAVAGVQAFYFASISRIPVGVALLVEYLAPALVLGWVRFVQRRPVTRAAALGVVLAVGGLACVVEVWAGLSFDLPGLLLALGAACCQVGYFVLSDHGGGQGGGDAAGEHADPPHPVGVIAYGLIVGAVVLTVVARPWGMDWSLLGGGADMNGDEVPAWLLLGWIVLLATVLAYVTGVVSVRLLSPQVAGVVACLEAVIATGLAWVLLGEHLSAPQLVGGFTVLVGAFIAQSSAPKPPAGPVAAGAGTGVAAEPAVDELSGGRTPH from the coding sequence ATGCACGTGTCTTCGGGAGTTCAGGGCAGAAGCGCCGGGCTGGGCCTCGCCCTGATCTCGGCCTTCGCGTTCGGCGGTTCGGGAGTGGCGGCCAAGCCGCTGATCGAGGCGGGGCTCGACCCCTTGCACGTGGTCTGGCTCCGCGTCGCGGGCGCCGCCCTCGTCATGCTCCCGGTCGCCTGGCGCCACCGGGGCCTCGTACGGGAACGCCCCGCCCTCCTCGCCGGGTTCGGCCTGTTCGCGGTGGCCGGGGTGCAGGCCTTCTACTTCGCCTCGATCTCCCGTATCCCGGTCGGCGTGGCGCTCCTGGTCGAGTACCTGGCGCCCGCCCTGGTCCTCGGCTGGGTGCGCTTCGTGCAGCGCAGGCCCGTCACGCGGGCCGCCGCGCTCGGAGTGGTGCTGGCGGTCGGGGGCCTCGCGTGCGTCGTCGAGGTCTGGGCCGGGCTCAGTTTCGATCTCCCGGGACTGCTGCTGGCCCTCGGCGCCGCGTGCTGCCAGGTGGGCTACTTCGTCCTCTCCGACCACGGCGGCGGGCAGGGCGGCGGGGACGCCGCGGGCGAGCACGCGGATCCGCCGCACCCCGTCGGCGTCATCGCGTACGGACTGATCGTCGGCGCCGTCGTCCTCACGGTCGTCGCCCGCCCCTGGGGCATGGACTGGTCCCTGCTCGGCGGCGGCGCGGACATGAACGGCGACGAGGTCCCCGCCTGGCTGCTGCTCGGCTGGATCGTGCTGCTCGCCACCGTGCTCGCGTACGTCACCGGGGTCGTCTCCGTCCGGTTGCTCTCGCCCCAGGTCGCCGGGGTCGTCGCCTGCCTGGAGGCGGTCATCGCGACCGGGCTGGCGTGGGTGCTCCTCGGGGAACACCTCTCCGCGCCGCAGCTCGTCGGAGGCTTCACCGTGCTGGTCGGTGCGTTCATCGCCCAGTCCTCCGCGCCGAAGCCCCCGGCGGGTCCGGTCGCCGCCGGGGCCGGGACCGGTGTGGCGGCCGAGCCCGCGGTGGACGAGTTGTCCGGCGGCCGGACCCCGCACTAG
- a CDS encoding DUF6243 family protein: MTVSKNINNPVGQGGGQRKRLSRAERQNNGPHRNLDRQGAADQKAELVRKMRERAGAAESAGQTGDDTARS, translated from the coding sequence GTGACCGTGAGCAAGAACATCAACAACCCCGTGGGCCAGGGTGGCGGCCAGCGCAAGAGGCTGTCCCGCGCCGAACGGCAGAACAACGGTCCGCACCGCAACCTCGACCGCCAGGGTGCGGCCGACCAGAAGGCGGAGCTGGTGCGCAAGATGCGCGAGAGGGCGGGCGCCGCCGAGAGCGCCGGGCAGACGGGCGACGACACCGCCCGGAGCTGA
- a CDS encoding YafY family protein, which yields MRADRLVSLVLLLRQRGRLTADTLARELEVSTRTVLRDIEALSSAGVPVYAERGRHGGFALLPGFRTELTGLNHDEALALLAAGSGRGEQVFGLGSALASAMRKVVDALPESHRTTASDAARRFLVDPETDLLARRAIVQEAPGATMMAVRRAVLAGHKLRIHYAAADQPARWRTVDPIGLVTVRDRGYLLATRSGEDRTYRLSRVLDAEELPEAAQRPDRVDLDRIWRERSARFLSGGDHLTVRVRVNPVRREELLDTVLAVRAEDPDADGWSRLEVAFQDARHAEWALWQLGTDAEALAPQSLRSALRDRAATIAARYEDPA from the coding sequence ATGCGCGCCGACCGACTGGTCTCGCTGGTCCTGCTGTTGCGTCAGCGCGGGCGGCTGACCGCCGACACGCTGGCCCGTGAGCTGGAGGTCTCCACCCGCACCGTGCTGCGCGACATCGAGGCGCTGTCCTCGGCCGGCGTCCCGGTCTACGCCGAACGCGGCCGGCACGGCGGGTTCGCGCTGCTGCCCGGCTTCCGTACCGAGCTGACCGGGCTGAACCACGATGAGGCCCTCGCCCTGCTGGCCGCCGGGTCGGGGCGCGGTGAGCAGGTGTTCGGCCTCGGTTCCGCGCTCGCCTCGGCCATGCGGAAGGTGGTCGACGCCCTCCCCGAGAGCCACCGGACCACGGCGAGCGACGCGGCCCGGCGCTTCCTCGTCGATCCGGAGACCGACCTGCTCGCCCGGCGCGCGATCGTCCAGGAGGCGCCCGGCGCGACGATGATGGCGGTCCGCCGCGCCGTACTCGCCGGGCACAAGCTCCGCATCCACTACGCGGCCGCGGACCAGCCGGCGAGGTGGCGCACCGTGGACCCGATCGGCCTGGTCACCGTACGGGACCGGGGGTATCTGCTGGCCACGCGATCCGGCGAGGACCGCACGTACCGGCTGTCGCGTGTGCTGGACGCCGAGGAACTGCCCGAAGCCGCACAGCGGCCCGACCGGGTCGACCTGGACCGGATCTGGCGGGAACGCTCCGCGCGGTTCCTCTCCGGCGGCGACCACCTCACCGTGCGGGTACGGGTGAACCCGGTGCGGCGGGAGGAGCTGCTGGACACCGTGCTGGCCGTCCGGGCGGAAGATCCCGACGCGGACGGCTGGTCGCGGCTGGAGGTCGCCTTCCAGGACGCACGGCACGCCGAATGGGCGCTGTGGCAGCTCGGCACGGATGCGGAGGCCCTGGCCCCGCAGTCCTTGCGGAGCGCTCTGCGCGACCGCGCCGCCACGATCGCGGCCCGCTACGAGGACCCGGCCTGA
- a CDS encoding RidA family protein, which yields MERTAVNPVTWSVDLGFNQGELVSGQTRTLYIAGQTATSDDGTPRHEGDMAAQLALSLDNLEAVLGEAGMSLTNLVRLNVCTTDVDLLLRHYGVLAGRLGAARVAPASTMLGVARLAVPGLLVELEGTAVA from the coding sequence GTGGAACGCACGGCCGTCAACCCGGTGACCTGGTCGGTGGATCTGGGATTCAACCAGGGCGAACTCGTCTCCGGGCAGACCCGGACCCTCTACATCGCCGGGCAGACCGCGACGAGCGACGACGGCACACCCCGGCACGAGGGCGACATGGCGGCCCAGCTGGCGCTGAGCCTGGACAACCTGGAGGCCGTCCTCGGCGAGGCGGGCATGTCCCTCACGAACCTGGTCCGCCTCAACGTCTGCACCACCGACGTCGACCTGCTCCTTCGGCACTACGGCGTGCTGGCGGGACGGTTGGGTGCGGCGCGGGTGGCACCGGCCAGCACCATGCTCGGGGTGGCGCGGCTGGCGGTTCCCGGCCTGCTGGTCGAGTTGGAGGGCACCGCCGTCGCGTGA
- a CDS encoding PhzF family phenazine biosynthesis protein, with protein sequence MRIRIVDAFTDRPFSGNPAGVLLLESDGFPAAERLQEIAAEVNLSETAFAHPLPPGGDADWALRWFTPATEVDMCGHAMLATAHVLHTTGLTTGTVRFAARCGILTATAAPDGGLTLDFPTSPLTEEPVPSGLADVLGADPLSVHDTGKHVGDLLVELRDEATVRGLAPDFAALVAHSRRGIIATAVAEDPARGYDYVSRGFFPRLGIDEDPVTGSAHTALAPFWSARLGRDDLTGLQASARSGLVRTQLRGGRTLLTGTAVTVIDGELLTSL encoded by the coding sequence ATGAGGATTCGTATCGTCGACGCGTTCACCGACCGCCCCTTCTCCGGAAACCCCGCCGGTGTGCTCCTGCTGGAGAGCGACGGGTTCCCGGCCGCAGAACGCCTTCAGGAGATCGCCGCCGAGGTCAACCTCTCCGAGACCGCGTTCGCCCACCCCCTGCCGCCCGGTGGCGACGCCGACTGGGCGCTGCGCTGGTTCACCCCGGCCACCGAGGTGGACATGTGCGGCCACGCCATGCTCGCCACCGCCCACGTCCTGCACACCACGGGCCTCACGACGGGAACCGTCCGGTTCGCCGCACGGTGCGGGATCCTGACCGCGACCGCCGCCCCGGACGGTGGCCTCACCCTGGACTTCCCCACCTCCCCGCTGACCGAGGAGCCGGTGCCGTCCGGTCTCGCGGACGTCCTCGGGGCGGACCCCCTCTCGGTGCACGACACCGGCAAGCACGTCGGTGACCTGCTCGTCGAGCTGCGCGACGAGGCGACCGTACGGGGGCTCGCCCCCGACTTCGCCGCTCTGGTGGCCCACTCCCGGCGCGGCATCATCGCCACCGCCGTGGCAGAGGACCCGGCCCGCGGCTACGACTACGTCTCGCGCGGCTTCTTCCCGCGCCTCGGCATCGACGAGGACCCGGTCACCGGCAGCGCCCACACCGCCCTGGCCCCCTTCTGGTCGGCCCGCCTCGGCCGCGACGACCTCACCGGGCTACAGGCGTCCGCCCGCTCCGGCCTCGTCCGAACCCAGCTGCGCGGCGGGCGCACCCTGCTGACCGGAACGGCGGTCACGGTGATCGACGGCGAACTGCTCACCTCGCTCTGA
- a CDS encoding CPBP family intramembrane glutamic endopeptidase yields MADSLPQEAVSRRILRSETVLVLALSLGASGVSALISFVGSLTKPGGLKDQAATLNGSYAPDRPWLDLAWQMFGIATALVPVALVAHLLIREGTSLRAIGFDRTRPWSDLGRGTLVAAGIGSAGLAFYLVARATGFNLTVVPESLPEVWWKFPVLILSAIQNSVVEEVIVVGYLLRRLGQLGWTPMAALVACSLLRGSYHLYQGIGGFIGNVVMGVVFVLLYRRWGRVGPLVVAHALLDIGAFVGYALLAGRVDWLPTP; encoded by the coding sequence GTGGCTGATTCTCTTCCCCAAGAGGCCGTGTCACGAAGGATCTTGCGGTCCGAGACGGTGCTGGTCCTGGCGCTCTCGCTGGGTGCCAGTGGAGTCTCTGCCCTCATCAGTTTCGTCGGATCCCTGACGAAACCGGGAGGATTGAAGGACCAGGCGGCGACGCTCAACGGTTCGTACGCCCCGGACCGTCCCTGGCTTGATCTGGCGTGGCAAATGTTCGGGATCGCAACGGCTCTGGTGCCGGTCGCCCTGGTGGCGCATCTGCTGATCCGGGAGGGGACGAGCCTGCGGGCGATCGGCTTCGACCGCACCAGGCCCTGGTCCGACCTGGGCCGCGGAACCCTGGTCGCGGCCGGCATCGGCAGCGCGGGCCTCGCCTTCTACCTCGTGGCCCGCGCCACCGGGTTCAACCTGACGGTCGTGCCGGAGTCCCTGCCCGAGGTCTGGTGGAAGTTCCCCGTGCTGATCCTCTCGGCGATCCAGAACTCCGTCGTGGAGGAGGTCATCGTCGTCGGGTATCTGCTGCGCAGGCTCGGGCAGTTGGGCTGGACCCCGATGGCCGCCCTGGTGGCCTGCTCCCTCCTGCGCGGGTCGTACCACCTGTACCAGGGGATCGGCGGCTTCATCGGCAACGTGGTGATGGGCGTCGTCTTCGTGCTGCTCTACCGGCGCTGGGGCCGGGTGGGCCCGCTGGTCGTCGCGCACGCGCTCCTGGACATCGGGGCGTTCGTCGGTTACGCCCTGCTCGCCGGCCGGGTCGACTGGCTGCCGACGCCCTGA